The genomic window CTGCGGCAGCTTCGCGATCTCGACAATACCGTTATTGTCGTCGAGCACGACTACGACGCGATCGTCTCTTCCGATTATGTCGTCGATCTCGGTCCCGGGGCGGGTGAGAAGGGCGGCCATCTTGTTTTTGAGGGGACGCCCGCGGAGCTGAAGACGCACCCCGAGTCGGTCACGGGCCTTTACGTGTCGGGTCGCCGCCGCATCGAAAGGCCGGCCGGCAGGAGAGAGCCGCGGGGTTTTCTCACCGTCAAGGGGGCACGGGCGAACAACCTGAAGAATATCGACGTTGCCATACCTCTCGGGGTCTTCACCGCGGTCACAGGTGTGTCGGGTTCCGGCAAGAGCACCCTCGTCGTCGATACGCTCTATCCCTCGTTGAAACAGAAACTGTACAGGTCGAAGGAACGGGTGGGAGAATCCGACGGCATACTCGGGTTCGAAGCCGTGGACCGCGTCATCGATATCGACCAGTCCCCCATCGGGCGGACCCCGAGGTCGAACCCCGCCACCTACACCGGTGTCTTCACCCATATCCGGGAGCTCTTCACCCGCCTTCCGGAATCGCGGATGAGGGGGTACAAGGAGGGAAGGTTCAGTTTCAACGTCAAGGGCGGCAGGTGCGAGACCTGCGCCGGCGAGGGTTTCGTGAAGATAGAGATGCAGTTTCTCCCCGACGTTTACATAGTCTGCGAGGCGTGCAAGGGGAAACGTTACAACCGTGACACGCTGGAGATCCTCTACCGCGGGAAGAGCATCGCCGATGTCCTGGAGATGACGGTCACGCAGGCGATGGAGTTCTTCGACGCCCATCCCCACATCAAGGCGAAGCTCAAGGTCTTGTACGAGGTGGGTCTGGGGTATATCCGCCTCGGGCAGGCGGCGACCACCCTCTCCGGCGGGGAGGCCCAGAGGATCAAGCTTTCCCGGGAGCTTTCGAAGCGGGACACGGGAAAGACCTTCTACATACTCGACGAACCGACCACGGGTCTGCACTTCGTCGACATCGAGAAGCTGCTCCATGTTCTCAACGAACTCGTCGAGAGAGGCAACACCGTCGTCGTCATCGAGCACAACCTCGATGTCATCAAGAGCGCCGATTACGTGATCGACCTCGGTCCCGAGGGCGGCGACCGGGGAGGGACGATCATCGCTCAAGGCACCCCCGAAGACGTCATGTCCGTGAAGAAGAGCTACACCGGTCTGTTCCTCAAGCGGTATCTCGAAGGCGGCGCGGGACTTGACGGCGAGCGGGCGGTGGTCAGAAGCGCCGCAAAGTCCCGGGGCTCCCGGGCTTCAAGATAAGGACCTGGTACCGGCCTTCCGGCGTGGGTTCCTTTAGACTTCACACGAAAGATGCGATAAAGGAGATATGACGGGCCCACGAAGAACACTGCGGCGGCTTGCGGCCGTCGCGCTCTGCCTTTTGCCGGTGCTGCTGCCCTTCCTGTGCGGAGGGGTTCAGGCGAAGGGGATGTGGTCGGTCATTGCCGGGACGAGGCAGGATGACAACTGGTACATCGACCAGACGCTCGCGTACTCGACCCATAGCAAGGTGACCACGTCGCGGGCCGTCCTGAAATTCGTCCCCGGCCCGGAAAGCGCTCTCAATGAGGAGGTCAGGGACTGCCTTGATCTGAACGGTATCGTCCCGAAGGATCTTTCCTATATCCTGGCCTTTGTTTCCGTCGACTGCCGGCGGGACGTGCTCCATTTTTCGAGTATGGCGTTCTTCGATTCCGAGGACAATGTGATCTGGCGGCAGCAATACGAAGAAACGTATCTTGTCGCGCCCACGGCGGATACATCGACGGGCGTCATCAGCGACTATTTGTGTCTAAACCGACCAGGTTTTTTTGACACCCTCAAGAAAAAGAAGCCTTTTCTTTATCTTTTCCCCTAGGCCGAATCCCCCCAGGGAGCCGTCGTGGCGGATGACCCTGTGGCAGGGGACGATGATGGGAATAGGGTTCCTCTTGACCGCCTGGCCGACGGCCCTTCCCCCTGAAGGGCGCCCGGCGCATCTCGCGATGTCGAGATAGCTTCTCGTTTCGCCGTAGGGGATCTTGCGAAGCTCTTCGAGGACCCGCCGGGTGAATCCCGGCAGGTCCGATATATCGATCTCGACGTCACGGAAGTCCACCGGCTGCCCTTTCAGGTACCGGTGAAGAAGGGTTCGTACCATCTTGAACGGTCGGTCCGATTCGATACCGTCGGGAAAGCGTTTCAGCACGGCCCGGTGCTCCTGGTACATGTCGTTCTCCGAAAGATCGAGACGTACCACCCGACCGTTCCTCATCACGACGGAGATAGTGCCGAACCAGGATTCAAAAATGGCAAATTCGATGAGATCCAAGGGTTTCCTTGCCGTATATGGACGGTTCTCAGAAGGGCGTCTGCCCCGGCCTGCTCTTATCCTCCGGACGTTTGCGGGAAAGCGGCGTTGGCGTAGTAATATTCCATCTTTTCCTTGTGCTTCAGCTCCTCCTGGGCCATCGTGAGAAGCATGTCCCTGGTCGGTCCCGCCGGGTGAATGGAGGCAAGTCCCAGGTAGAACTCGTTGGAGCTCTTCTCGCGATGGGCCGCTAGGAGGAAAACATCCTTGCTTTCCATGCCGGTCTTGGGTTCTGGCGCCTCGAGGTGTTCCGCTATCTTATAGTCGACAACGGACGTCATCCTCAGACCCGTGTCGCCGTAGCCCTTGTCGCGA from Syntrophorhabdus sp. includes these protein-coding regions:
- a CDS encoding ATP-binding cassette domain-containing protein: LRQLRDLDNTVIVVEHDYDAIVSSDYVVDLGPGAGEKGGHLVFEGTPAELKTHPESVTGLYVSGRRRIERPAGRREPRGFLTVKGARANNLKNIDVAIPLGVFTAVTGVSGSGKSTLVVDTLYPSLKQKLYRSKERVGESDGILGFEAVDRVIDIDQSPIGRTPRSNPATYTGVFTHIRELFTRLPESRMRGYKEGRFSFNVKGGRCETCAGEGFVKIEMQFLPDVYIVCEACKGKRYNRDTLEILYRGKSIADVLEMTVTQAMEFFDAHPHIKAKLKVLYEVGLGYIRLGQAATTLSGGEAQRIKLSRELSKRDTGKTFYILDEPTTGLHFVDIEKLLHVLNELVERGNTVVVIEHNLDVIKSADYVIDLGPEGGDRGGTIIAQGTPEDVMSVKKSYTGLFLKRYLEGGAGLDGERAVVRSAAKSRGSRASR
- a CDS encoding methylated-DNA--[protein]-cysteine S-methyltransferase — translated: MDLIEFAIFESWFGTISVVMRNGRVVRLDLSENDMYQEHRAVLKRFPDGIESDRPFKMVRTLLHRYLKGQPVDFRDVEIDISDLPGFTRRVLEELRKIPYGETRSYLDIARCAGRPSGGRAVGQAVKRNPIPIIVPCHRVIRHDGSLGGFGLGEKIKKRLLFLEGVKKTWSV
- a CDS encoding ferritin family protein codes for the protein METRDFSAIIDLAISKEEEAYDFYMELVKMVDDRAAKDALQVVAGEEKKHREFLVNYRDKGYGDTGLRMTSVVDYKIAEHLEAPEPKTGMESKDVFLLAAHREKSSNEFYLGLASIHPAGPTRDMLLTMAQEELKHKEKMEYYYANAAFPQTSGG